Proteins encoded within one genomic window of Nomia melanderi isolate GNS246 chromosome 8, iyNomMela1, whole genome shotgun sequence:
- the PHRF1 gene encoding PHD and ring finger domains 1 isoform X1 has protein sequence MSSDNDQIPKSGKRKKLVIPDSEDSDESIVQSRRKKKTHRVISEGESSDEDSDIQRPVRRQKHRVITEDETSYGSSSSVSNNFNQFGENSETSEWQSDWSSSSESEKKSPIKRKLLGKSRSKKPPKIVSDTDTDTSDDQIEKCPICLLPFRRQQLGTPSSCEHCFCLECLIEWSKNVNTCPVDRQTFTTIHVRTELGGQIIRQVPVEVTPRVEDEPLEDPTFCEVCHQSDREDRMLLCDGCDCGYHLECLSPPMNEVPMEEWFCPECSQNSQNDAEVVEIDLDEISDLMEEARRLGVSYGRTRTGQPSDTQPRIVPRTRHTERVRAAIRRRNRVYDNPQSTRQLTFDPNQPSTSSGLESYGDNSRSRSPSNASNSLGSGDRNCSDKNSRKSQRSRSSSTDSSDESISAKSRRRTNDRNNSKNSDNSKSKGNSRKTGSTMRNSNSNKKSGSNSRKKGSRTKSRKSGKSRKVSSRGTILREVRITECNEDGEEEEIVTFVKVASIGIRRKKRKRRRKNKRVMRQARTVSSVLSNSKKRLAVSLGICKPAKGVPVLLPSVRSRTVLSERSALNTARYSAGITRLSLLGNGLDLNYSPPGSDTEDYQTIHGPTITIHRRPVISSRRHLRVKNITNPQQSQADVLSSIISSQELWHSKNNNVTLKADGLLLSDKKENLDNLKKDKIEEKASTDIEKTDSVVEDRRTSSSDGPLEVSRINPELITQAPMYNNPCGGGNRGNFRGGYRDNTRHSHGGQNYGRDSLPGSGRHSYGGSGGNFGRDFGPPAFYNPNFEHCGPPMFGGNPPFRNRNPQHFRNERFRFMPPGRPPFNFTEGFEHHSFPERFNRPRSPQAPVERPQNNMPANLPEDTAGNQSLEQQPLDTENASVRQEEDCDIYCDIETKSDGELQDQQNGSVALLPPPEPPSGLLDFEENSRSDKDSDQELVIDDSHKEDTPKNDKYDPFSVDSDSDSEGKKNDEVEEKIEEKAVENIAKPPEPQDTSMRLPIYDDEDDEDSQADCPNFSIYSSQTIDVARHAEQQMSQQIGPLEPPPLPPSIPDDDDVIVGDVQACDLADIPEPSDPYVEALRKERQTLSKIPPKKISHDSRGKITFKIGTKLKINNRLLGLQEEEKETEDEKKKETEQIKEEETTSIDREEERKKIAKSKFEETQAKRDKTEKEDSEESPSFIGLSHLKDKDTDEELTEKDSAEISTVGITEKESPVDVPTVVDHLSPKKLENELNNEYPSELASEESSESPTLLLKTSNTDVDEEIPQESLNIEEECTEAKVKDLEDVESDKDEGEPHRFGAEEEEEEEEEEEEEEEEEEEGENKKERFPIEKEKSNKKTVVEETVEQNKDWESDGAYTPCKDELPLKESKSSSEQLPSIESGLEPITPTKDKPDDLDSCRTPVDYNVLGTEAISETDEAMNFEDELTLLSLRKEKEMEDGEIVEEKTAKEGEKVEKEKEEEKKRKKKEKKEKSKETEKNKENIASENQVAWKKLSKSTKERSYRDKEKRSKSKEKEKPKKKKEVVKKKEKRKELPRYDVRKIVAERPSRPRKDEYGRDIREKSRQRSRSRSLSSKRSRSYSKLRSRSRSRTRIQRSWSRDRRSYSKSLSRRRSLSRGRRKSPKRRSTSRRRSSSRKRSLSRRRSRSVSRKRRSLSRRRSRRSISRSRRSLSRSRQRRSLSRSRRSLSRSRDRRKDKKKYKSRSRSKNRKRSRSKSPRKSSKSRERKLSKRKAQSRSRSRGRSCSRNWEQVDKIVEQDFSREREERDSWSAQWTPSWSRSRSKTPQHVQQEPIASREWSPVLDNVNVPPKNLTVILTNKEAIKKKKKDRRKENKKAKDEKKRKGKRNRTPPPSKEVFASGDNILVSVCFNKDNENIQTGVPELPETIPLIPPLKRRRREPLQSDPPKRSKKEKSKDKRSKSPKPKKDKKKKSKAAEIAATKKPVAVIDLDQSPFREQTPSPRDVIVLSDDDDKQEQQITPDQCQPSQNSPQREQFVSQGPKTPPEPQIKFSINKQTSNLRPSMLNPLLDEEEEEEMDERVEEELEMRAQEELELRLKIGPNTPPEPPTSPPTSPDAYDPFDPTKSRSPTPDASQEANSSDERRRSPRKHDSVDGNILEEENMQKQERQSQEKQLEKPKIISMVTIKRASPQRDDVNENENNKDTAASAGNLEGQQSQQNVQNQNNPFGVMNPVLATVAAAVQRSGVFNASNSNSNQRNLLQSNRISPNNQQKQRSGDRSQAPTAFTNSGKPRNSKSGQTKNNGQNGNDAGAEVADNVDMSSPYSPGSTLSDGIFDPPSPGNFNSSPGAGAGAGAAGGTVGSQPTKNSNSKAAKSTEKKDIFDALFGAVPATKTASKPARSKKPDKDKKKKPTNPKVGVRMDENQLQILDDLPSSAVEMQVKDKFLKKLNRQERVVEEVKLVLKPHYTKKHVTKEEYKDIMRKAVPKICHNKTGEINPKKIAHLIEAYVRKCRNSKKKITETSSAKASKPAKILWS, from the exons ATGTCTAGCGACAACGATCAGATACCCAAATCCGGCAAGCGGAAGAAACTTGTCATACCTGATAGTGAAGATAGCGACGAATCTATAGTGCAATCTCGTAGGAAGAAGAAAACTCAT AGAGTTATAAGTGAAGGTGAATCTAGTGACGAAGACAGTGATATTCAAAGACCTGTAAGAAGACAAAAGCAT aGAGTTATTACCGAAGATGAGACAAGTTATGGAAGCAGTagttcagtttcaaacaattttaatcaattcg GAGAGAACAGTGAAACCTCTGAATGGCAGTCAGACTGGAGCAGTTCATCAGAGTCAGAGAAAAAGTCTCCTATTAAACGAAAACTTCTTGGAAAATCAAGATCTAAGAAACCTCCAAAAATTGTATCAGATACAGATACGGACACCAGTGACGATCAAATAGAAAAATGTCCTATATGTTTACTTCCTTTTAGAAGGCAACAATTAGGAACTCCTTCTTCCTGCGAACATTGTTTCTGTTTGGAATGTTTAATCGAATGGAGTAAAAATGTAAACACTTGCCCAGTAGATCGTCAAACATTCACAACAATTCATGTTAGAACTGAACTTGGTGGACAG ATTATAAGACAAGTTCCGGTAGAAGTGACTCCTCGTGTAGAAGATGAACCTTTGGAGGATCCAACATTTTGCGAAGTATGTCATCAAAGTGACAGAGAAGATCGTATGCTTCTTTGCGATGGTTGTGACTGTGGTTATCATCTAGAGTGTTTGTCTCCCCCAATGAATGAAGTACCAATGGAAGAATGGTTTTGTCCAGAATGTTCCCAAAACAGCCAAAACGATGCAGAAGTT gtggaaattgatttagatgagATCTCAGATTTAATGGAAGAAGCTCGTAGACTTGGTGTTTCTTATGGCAGAACACGTACTGGTCAACCTTCAGATACTCAACCACGAATTGTACCTCGTACTAGACATACAGAACGTGTTAGAGCTGCTATTCGCAG AAGAAATAGAGTTTATGACAATCCACAATCAACCCGTCAACTAACATTTGATCCAAACCAACCTTCCACCTCTTCTGGTTTGGAATCATACGGAGATAACAGTCGAAGTCGTTCTCCGAGCAATGCCTCTAATTCATTGGGTTCTGGAGATCGAAATTGTTCAGATAAGAATTCAAGGAAATCTCAGAGATCTAGAAGCAGCTCGACCGATTCTAGTGACGAAAGTATTTCCGCGAAATCTAGAAGACGAACCAATGAtagaaataattctaaaaattctgATAATAGTAAATCAAAAGGTAATTCTAGGAAAACAGGAAGCACGATGagaaatagtaatagtaataaaaagtCTGGGAGTAATTCGAGAAAGAAGGGAAGCAGGACCAAATCGAGAAAGTCTGGTAAATCAAGAAAAGTTTCTAGCAGGGGCACGATATTGAGAGAAGTTAGAATTACAGAATGTAACGAAgatggagaagaagaagaaattgttaCATTCGTGAAAGTAGCTTCAATTGgaatacgaagaaaaaaaaggaaacggagGAGGAAG aacAAAAGAGTTATGCGTCAAGCTAGAACTGTATCAAGTGTTTTGTCTAACTCAAAAAAGAGACTCGCAGTGTCTTTAGGTATTTGTAAACCAGCCAAAGGTGTTCCAGTTTTATTACCTAGTGTTAGAAGTCGTACAGTTTTATCAGAGAGATCTGCATTGAACACTGCCCGATATAGTGCTGGAATCACAAGGCTTAGCCTTCTTGGTAATGGTCTGGATTTAAATTACAGTCCTCCAGG ttctgaTACCGAGGATTATCAAACAATCCATGGTCCCACCATAACTATTCATAGGCGTCCTGTAATATCTTCTCGAAGGCATCTTCGTGTGAAAAACATTACCAATCCTCAGCAATCACAAGCTGATGTTCTAAGCAGTATAATAAGTAGTCAAGAATTGTGGcattcgaaaaataataatgtgACTTTGAAGGCTGATGGTCTTTTGTTAAGTGACAAAAAGGAGAACCTTGATAATTTGAAGAAAGATAAAATAGAAGAGAAAGCATCAACTGATATTGAAAAAACCGATTCCGTCGTAGAAGATAGAAGAACTTCCTCGTCGGATGGACCATTGGAAGTATCTAGAATTAATCCAGAATTAATTACACAAGCTCCAATGTATAACAATCCATGTGGAGGTGGAAATAGAGGTAACTTCAGGGGTGGTTATAGGGATAATACAAGACATAGTCATGGTGGTCAGAATTATGGAAGAGATTCCCTGCCTGGAAGTGGGAGACATAGTTACGGTGGAAGTGGTGGCAATTTTGGAAGAGATTTTGGACCGCCCGCGTTTTACAATCCAAATTTTGAACACTGTGGGCCTCCAATGTTTGGAGGAAATCCCCCATTTAGAAATCGCAATCCTCAACATTTTAGAAACGAGAG aTTCCGTTTCATGCCACCGGGAAGACCTCCATTCAATTTTACGGAAGGTTTTGAGCACCATTCCTTTCCTGAAAGATTTAATCGTCCCAGATCTCCGCAAGCTCCTGTTGAACGACCTCAAAATAATATGCCAGCAAATTTACCAGAAGACACTGCTGGAAATCAGTCTCTGGAACAGCAACCATTGGATACAGAAAACGCTTCGGTTAGACAAGAAGAAGATTGTGATATTTATTGTGACATTGAAACAAAATCCGATGGAGAACTCCAGGACCAACAAAATGGCTCAGTAGCATTATTACCACCCCCGGAACCACCTTCGGGTCTTCTAGATTTTGAAGAAAATTCTAGAAGTGACAAAGACAGTGATCAGGAGTTAGTTATCGATGATAGTCACAAGGAAGACACTccgaaaaatgataaatacgaTCCGTTTTCTGTGGACAGTGATAGCGATAGTGAAGGAAAAAAGAATGACGAGGTTGaagagaaaatagaagaaaaggcTGTGGAGAATATCGCAAAACCACCTGAGCCTCAAGATACGTCAATGCGTTTACCAATTTATGACGATGAAGATGATGAGGACTCTCAAGCGGACTGTCCTAATTTCTCCATTTATTCTTCTCAAACGATTGACGTAGCTCGACATGCCGAGCAACAGATGTCACAACAGATAGGGCCGCTTGAACCACCTCCTCTTCCACCTTCAATACCAGATGACGATGATGTAATTGTCGGTGATGTTCAAGCTTGCGATCTTGCTGATATCCCAGAACCATCAGATCCTTATGTCGAAGCATTGCGGAAAGAGAGACAAACTTTAAGCAAAATTCCTCCGAAGAAAATTTCACACGACAGCCGGgggaaaattacatttaaaataggaactaaactaaaaattaataacagatTGTTAGGGCTGcaggaggaagagaaagaaactgaagacgaaaagaaaaaggaaactgag CAAATAAAGGAGGAAGAGACCACCTCTATTGATCGtgaagaggaaagaaagaaaattgcgAAGAGTAAATTTGAAGAAACTCAAGCAAAAAGGGATAAAACGGAGAAAGAGGATTCTGAAGAATCTCCGTCATTTATCGGCCTTTCCCATCTTAAAGACAAAGATACGGACGAAGAACTGACAGAAAAGGATTCAGCAGAAATTTCTACAGTTGGTATAACAGAGAAGGAGTCTCCTGTAGATGTGCCAACTGTAGTCGATCACTTGTCGCCTAAGAAATTGGAAAATGAGCTGAACAATGAATATCCTTCGGAACTAGCATCGGAAGAGAGCAGTGAATCTCCCACTTTGCTTTTGAAAACTTCAAATACAGATGTCGATGAAGAAATTCCTCAAGAATCGTTGAATATCGAAGAAGAATGTACTGAAGCAAAAGTTAAAGATCTCGAAGATGTAGAAAGTGATAAAGATGAAGGAGAACCACATCGTTTTGGTGctgaggaagaagaagaagaggaagaagaagaggaagaggaagaggaagaggaagaagaaggtgaaaataaaaaagaaaggttTCCCATTGAGAAAGAGAAATCGAATAAGAAAACCGTTGTTGAAGAAACTGTTGAGCAGAACAAAGATTGGGAGTCCGACGGAGCTTATACACCTTGTAAAGATGAACTTCCTTTAAAAGAATCGAAATCTTCTTCGGAGCAATTACCTTCAATTGAAAGTGGCTTAGAGCCAATAACACCGACGAAAGATAAACCAGATGACTTGGACAGCTGTAGGACCCCAGTTGATTATAATGTTTTGGGCACTGAAGCTATCTCAGAAACGGACGAAGCAATGAATTTTGAGGACGAGTTAACTTTGTTAAGTTTACGAAAGGAAAAGGAGATGGAAGATGGAGAAATCGTTGAAGAAAAGACTGCTAAAGAGGGAGAAAAGgtcgaaaaagagaaagaggaagaaaagaaacggaagaaaaaggagaaaaaagagaaaagcaaAGAGACagaaaagaacaaagaaaatattGCTTCAGAAAATCAAGTAGCCTGGAAAAAGCTTTCAAAGAGTACGAAAGAGAGATCGTACCGAGACAAGGAAAAAAGATCAAAAtctaaagaaaaagagaaaccaaaaaagaagaaggaagttgtgaagaaaaaagaaaaaaggaaagaattacCTAGGTATGATGTTAGAAAAATAGTTGCAGAAAGACCTTCAAGACCTAGAAAGGATGAATATGGAAGAGACATTAGAGAGAAATCAAGACAAAGGAGTAGATCTAGAAGTCTCAGTTCAAAACGTTCTAGATCATATTCGAAACTACGATCCAGGAGTAGATCCAGAACTAGAATTCAAAGATCTTGGTCCAGAGATCGTAGATCTTATTCGAAATCCCTTTCTAGGAGAAGATCTCTGTCTAGAGGAAGACGTAAGTCGCCGAAAAGAAGGTCAACTTCCAGAAGAAGATCCTCATCCAGAAAAAGATCACTTTCTAGGAGAAGATCGAGATCTGTTTCTCGCAAACGAAGATCTCTATCCAGAAGAAGATCCAGGCGATCAATTTCAAGGTCTAGAAGATCGTTATCAAGATCACGACAGAGAAGATCTTTATCAAGATCTAGAAGGTCATTGTCTAGATCCCGTGATAGACGTAAAGATAAGAAAAAGTACAAATCTCGTAGTCGGTCGAAGAATCGAAAGAGGTCTAGGTCAAAATCACCTAGGAAATCTTCGAAATCGAGAGAAAGGAAGCTTTCGAAAAGAAAGGCCCAAAGTAGATCAAGATCTAGAGGAAGATCTTGTTCTAGAAATTGGGAACAAGTAGACAAAATTGTTGAACAAGATTTCTCAAGAGAGAGGGAAGAAAGAGACTCTTGGAGTGCTCAGTGGACACCGTCTTGGTCTAGATCTAGATCGAAGACGCCACAACATGTGCAACAAGAACCAATTGCTTCTAGAGAATGGTCTCCAGTGTTGGATAACGTAAATGTTCCACCAAAAAATCTTACTGTAATCCTAACAAATAAGGAAGCtattaaaaagaagaagaaagatcgtagaaaagaaaacaaaaaagctAAGGAtgagaagaaaaggaaaggaaaaagaaatagaactCCACCGCCCTCGAAAGAAGTTTTTGCAAGTGGAGATAATATTTTGGTCAGCGTATGCTTTAACAaagacaatgaaaatattcaaactggAGTTCCAGAACTTCCAGAAACAATTCCCTTAATTCCTCCTTTGAAACGTCGTCGCAGAGAACCTCTTCAGTCTGATCCTCCGAAACGTtcaaaaaaagagaaatcaaaAGACAAACGTTCCAAATCACCGAAAcctaaaaaagataaaaagaaaaagtcaAAAGCTGCCGAAATAGCAGCTACTAAGAAACCAGTTGCAGTGATTGATTTAGATCAGTCGCCATTTAGAGAACAGACCCCATCTCCGAGAGACGTAATAGTTCTCAGCGATGATGATGACAAACAGGAACAACAAATAACACCTGATCAGTGTCAACCTTCGCAAAATTCACCACAGCGAGAACAATTTGTTTCTCAAGGGCCAAAAACGCCTCCAGAAccacaaataaaattctcaataaaTAAACAGACGAGCAATTTACGGCCATCAATGTTAAACCCACTTCTcgatgaagaagaagaggaagaaatggATGAAAGGGTCGAAGAAGAATTAGAAATGAGAGCACAGGAGGAATTAGAATTGAGATTAAAAATTGGACCAAACACTCCTCCCGAACCTCCAACATCTCCTCCAACTAGTCCAGATGCTTATGATCCATTTGATCCAACAAAATCTAGATCTCCCACGCCCGATGCCAGTCAAGAAGCAAATTCCAGTGATGAAAGAAGAAGATCACCAAGAAAGCATGATTCCGTAGATGGAAATATTCTTGAAGAAGAAAACATGCAGAAACAAGAAAGACAAAGTCAAGAAAAACAATTGGAGAAGcctaaaattatttctatggTTACAATTAAAAGAGCTTCCCCACAGAGGGACGATGTtaatgagaatgaaaataataaagacaCTGCGGCTTCGGCAGGAAATTTGGAAGGACAACAAAGTCaacaaaatgtacaaaatcagAATAATCCTTTTGGTGTAATGAATCCTGTACTTGCTACAGTGGCTGCAGCAGTACAAAGAAGtggagtattcaatgcttcaaaTTCAAACAGCAATCAACGTAATTTGTTACAGTCGAATCGAATTTCACCAAATAACCAGCAGAAACAGCGTTCTGGGGATCGCTCTCAAGCACCCACAGCTTTCACAAATTCAGGAAAGCCAAGAAATTCTAAGTCTGGACAAACAAAGAACAATGGACAAAATGGAAATGACGCCGGTGCAGAAGTTGCAGATAATGTGGATATGTCTTCACCGTATTCACCGGGATCGACGCTTAGCGATGGCATTTTCGATCCACCCAGTCCCGGAAACTTTAATAGTTCACCTGGTGCTGGTGCTGGTGCAGGAGCAGCTGGAGGAACTGTTGGATCACAACCTACAAAAAATAGCAATTCAAAGGCAGCGAAAAGTACCGAAAAAAAGGATATTTTTGATGCTCTTTTTGGTGCTGTACCGGCAACAAAGACTGCTAGCAAACCCGCCAGAAGCAAAAAACCTGACAAggacaaaaagaaaaaaccgACAAATCCAAAGGTTGGTGTACGCATGGATGAGAATCAACTTCAAATATTGGATGATCTTCCAAGTTCTGCTGTCGAGATGCAGGTCAAGGATAAG TTCCTAAAGAAATTAAATCGGCAAGAACGAGTGGTAGAAGAAGTGAAATTAGTACTGAAACCGCATTATACAAAAAAACATGTTACAAAGGAAGAGTACAAGGACATTATGCGAAAAGCAGTACCTAAA ATATGCCACAACAAAACGGGAGAAATCAATCCGAAAAAGATTGCCCATTTAATAGAAGCTTATGTAAGGAAATGCAGGAACAGTAAGAAGAAAATTACTGAGACTTCTTCTGCGAAGGCCTCTAAACCTGC GAAAATTTTATGGAGTTGA